From Bordetella flabilis, the proteins below share one genomic window:
- a CDS encoding HAD family hydrolase, with protein sequence MKFNAVLFDCDGVLVDSEHISAGVLHDMLHELGLSMSQEDVLRRFVGRTMKDELPWISQASGRAIGAEWLAQFWLRRNDALRKHVQAIPNVLDAVKVLYRHLNGRIACASGADRQKLELQLDKAGLMPFFQGRTFSGYEMARSKPSPDVYLAAAAALETDPAACIVIEDSVTGVTAGVAAGATVLGYSPGGPSHSPADALLASGAIAVFADMADLPALLGVPSSRT encoded by the coding sequence TTGAAATTCAACGCGGTGTTATTCGATTGCGATGGCGTGCTGGTCGACAGCGAGCATATCTCCGCCGGCGTCTTGCACGATATGCTGCACGAACTGGGGCTTTCCATGTCGCAGGAGGACGTGCTGCGCCGGTTCGTCGGCAGGACCATGAAGGACGAGCTGCCGTGGATCAGCCAGGCTTCCGGACGCGCCATCGGCGCGGAGTGGCTGGCGCAATTCTGGCTTCGCCGCAACGACGCACTGCGCAAGCACGTGCAAGCGATTCCCAACGTGCTTGACGCAGTGAAAGTCCTTTACCGCCATTTGAACGGCCGTATCGCCTGCGCGTCCGGCGCCGACCGCCAAAAGCTGGAACTGCAGCTGGACAAGGCGGGCCTGATGCCCTTCTTCCAGGGCCGGACCTTCAGCGGCTACGAGATGGCGCGTTCAAAACCCAGCCCAGACGTGTATCTGGCGGCGGCCGCGGCGCTCGAGACCGACCCCGCCGCGTGCATCGTTATCGAGGATAGCGTCACCGGCGTCACCGCCGGCGTGGCGGCCGGCGCCACCGTCCTTGGCTACAGCCCCGGCGGCCCGTCGCACAGTCCGGCCGACGCCCTGCTCGCCAGCGGCGCCATCGCGGTATTTGCGGATATGGCCGACCTGCCCGCACTGCTCGGCGTTCCGTCTTCCAGAACTTGA
- a CDS encoding NAD(P)/FAD-dependent oxidoreductase has protein sequence MTDTAPPACDVAIIGGGIVGSSTAYFLQQAAPGLSVCVIEPDPSYEFASALRASGGCRVQFTCPENIAMSLFGIDFITRFEATMATRDQPAPVDWVQGGYLFIVPREHTANLERNVRRQLAHGCTVDLLTPMELKQRFPSMNVDDLGAGAHTPRDGWCDPYGLLWGFRRKAIELGVRYVQDRVVGADVDATQVRSVRLAGGGQLRSTVFVNAAGAWSGEVASLFGMKLPISPLRRFEHYFTAGGPVERLPYVKDTARLAFRSEGTGFSGGLVASDATRGFNFEVDHHYFEEVVWPAVAHRFPVFEAARCHRTWSGLYEQNELDGNPVIGRWNNGLANLYTVAGFSGHGMMHAPAAGRGIAELIVSGRFQTIDLSRLGYERIEAGMPYAEEGIL, from the coding sequence ATGACAGACACCGCCCCGCCTGCCTGTGACGTCGCCATCATCGGCGGCGGCATCGTCGGCTCCAGCACGGCATATTTCCTGCAACAAGCCGCGCCAGGCCTCTCCGTGTGCGTGATCGAACCCGATCCCAGCTACGAGTTCGCCTCGGCGTTGCGGGCATCAGGCGGCTGCCGCGTGCAGTTCACCTGCCCGGAAAACATCGCCATGTCGCTGTTCGGCATCGACTTCATTACCCGGTTCGAGGCGACCATGGCGACGCGCGACCAGCCGGCTCCGGTCGATTGGGTGCAAGGCGGCTACCTGTTCATCGTCCCGCGCGAACACACGGCGAACCTGGAAAGAAACGTGCGCCGGCAACTGGCGCACGGCTGCACCGTCGACCTTCTGACCCCGATGGAACTGAAGCAACGGTTTCCGTCGATGAATGTGGACGATCTGGGCGCCGGCGCGCATACGCCGCGGGATGGGTGGTGCGACCCTTACGGCTTGCTATGGGGCTTCCGCCGCAAGGCCATCGAGCTCGGCGTGCGGTACGTGCAGGACCGCGTCGTCGGCGCCGATGTGGACGCGACCCAGGTGCGATCCGTGCGGCTGGCCGGCGGCGGCCAGCTGCGCTCGACGGTTTTCGTCAACGCGGCTGGCGCCTGGAGCGGCGAAGTCGCCAGCCTGTTCGGCATGAAGCTGCCCATCTCGCCCTTGCGCCGCTTCGAACACTACTTCACGGCGGGCGGCCCGGTCGAACGCCTGCCGTATGTCAAGGACACCGCGCGCCTGGCCTTCCGGTCCGAAGGGACCGGGTTTTCCGGCGGGCTGGTGGCGAGCGACGCCACCCGCGGCTTCAACTTCGAGGTCGACCACCATTACTTCGAAGAGGTGGTGTGGCCTGCGGTCGCGCACCGCTTTCCGGTCTTCGAGGCCGCCCGCTGCCACCGCACCTGGTCGGGCCTGTACGAACAGAACGAGCTGGACGGGAACCCCGTCATTGGCCGATGGAACAATGGCCTGGCCAATCTGTATACCGTGGCGGGATTCTCCGGCCACGGCATGATGCACGCGCCGGCCGCCGGCCGCGGCATCGCCGAACTCATCGTCAGCGGCCGCTTCCAGACGATAGACCTGTCCCGCCTGGGATACGAGCGCATCGAGGCGGGCATGCCCTACGCGGAAGAAGGCATCCTGTAG
- a CDS encoding argininosuccinate lyase, giving the protein MRHLLPASGLALVLSCSAVGVLAQSASAPPAAARPEASAPPRDEFFWLGEINKATAVINTDQGLLDKAMAPRLAAAVAKVIQDGNQPGAKRPSTVITFEPLLIKAGGLDVTLLHAGRSSQDMHATYRAAILRDKLLALAQQLNATSTTLVDLAGRHVDTIVPNYTNGVAAQPNSYGHYLLGHAAALDRDAQRIREAYARIDRSPMGTTVLNGTSWPLDRQRMANYLGFGQLVDNAYDASQISSMDEPVEVASIVTSVALHTGNFIEDIMTQYAQSRPWILLQEGGGNTYVSSAMPQKRNPGLLNSTRSDASTALTLAMGPVIQTHNITPGMSDPKDVEQNSAMVDSAIQALKKWDRVLKALVINPDRALEELNSDWTASQELADVLMRKYKLPFREGHHFASSVVDYARDKDIKPLDFPYAEARRIYAETVKGTKYPQELPMSEAEFRATLDPRAIVRNRATVGGPQPAEMQRMLGQARDKLAAQAAWIKARRAHIDEALAGLDRDFDKLANSASPAH; this is encoded by the coding sequence ATGAGACATCTGCTTCCCGCCTCCGGCCTTGCGCTCGTCCTGTCCTGTTCCGCCGTGGGCGTCCTGGCGCAATCCGCCTCCGCGCCACCGGCCGCCGCGCGTCCCGAAGCATCCGCCCCGCCCCGCGACGAATTCTTCTGGCTGGGGGAGATCAACAAGGCCACGGCGGTCATCAATACCGACCAGGGCCTGCTGGACAAAGCCATGGCGCCCCGCCTGGCGGCCGCCGTCGCGAAGGTCATCCAGGACGGCAACCAGCCCGGGGCCAAACGGCCGTCCACGGTCATCACCTTCGAGCCGCTGCTGATCAAGGCCGGCGGCCTGGACGTCACGCTGCTGCACGCCGGCCGCTCCAGCCAGGACATGCACGCCACCTATCGCGCGGCCATCCTGCGCGACAAGCTGCTGGCGCTGGCGCAGCAACTCAATGCCACATCGACCACGCTGGTCGACCTCGCCGGGCGACACGTCGACACCATCGTCCCCAACTACACCAACGGGGTGGCCGCGCAACCCAACAGCTATGGCCATTACCTGCTGGGCCACGCCGCCGCGCTGGACCGCGACGCGCAACGCATCCGCGAGGCCTACGCCCGCATCGACCGTTCGCCCATGGGAACGACGGTATTGAACGGCACAAGCTGGCCGCTCGACCGCCAGCGCATGGCGAACTACCTGGGCTTCGGCCAACTGGTCGACAACGCCTACGATGCCTCGCAGATCTCCTCCATGGACGAGCCCGTGGAGGTTGCCTCCATCGTCACCAGCGTGGCGCTGCACACGGGCAATTTCATCGAAGACATCATGACGCAGTACGCGCAGTCGCGGCCGTGGATACTGCTGCAGGAGGGCGGCGGCAACACCTATGTCTCCAGCGCCATGCCGCAGAAGCGCAATCCTGGGCTGCTTAACTCCACGCGCAGCGATGCCTCGACCGCCCTGACGCTGGCGATGGGCCCGGTCATCCAGACGCACAACATCACGCCCGGCATGAGCGACCCCAAGGACGTGGAGCAGAACTCGGCGATGGTGGACAGCGCCATCCAGGCCTTGAAGAAGTGGGACCGCGTGCTGAAGGCGCTGGTCATCAACCCCGACCGCGCCCTGGAGGAACTGAACAGCGACTGGACGGCCTCGCAGGAGCTGGCCGACGTACTGATGCGCAAGTACAAGCTGCCGTTTCGCGAAGGACATCATTTCGCGTCCAGCGTCGTCGACTACGCCAGGGATAAAGACATCAAGCCGCTCGACTTTCCATACGCGGAGGCCCGCCGCATCTATGCGGAAACCGTCAAGGGCACCAAGTACCCGCAGGAACTTCCCATGAGCGAGGCCGAGTTCCGCGCCACGCTCGACCCGCGGGCCATCGTCAGGAACCGTGCCACCGTGGGCGGGCCGCAGCCCGCGGAGATGCAGCGCATGCTGGGCCAGGCGCGCGACAAGCTGGCCGCGCAGGCCGCATGGATCAAGGCCCGGCGTGCGCATATCGACGAAGCCCTGGCCGGGCTGGACCGGGACTTCGACAAGCTCGCGAATTCGGCCAGCCCCGCGCACTGA
- a CDS encoding TRAP transporter small permease subunit, producing MKPLLALSRLIDAINLRVGRAVTWVTLLVVLVSAGNAVVRKVLHTSSNAWLELQWYMFGAMFLLASGYTLLKNEHVRVDILSSRLPRRKQIWIEIFGVVFFLLPACLLILVLSWPMFTESWVTDEQSSNSGGLVRWPVKLLIPVGFTLLVLAGISHLIKCVGYLRGQCEDPLRRESAKSAEEELAEEIAREARVREAAQLGQGER from the coding sequence ATGAAACCATTACTCGCTTTGTCGCGTCTGATCGACGCGATAAACCTGCGCGTGGGCCGCGCGGTGACCTGGGTGACGCTGCTGGTGGTGCTGGTAAGCGCCGGCAATGCGGTGGTGCGCAAGGTGCTGCATACGAGCTCGAACGCGTGGCTGGAATTGCAGTGGTATATGTTCGGCGCCATGTTCCTGCTGGCCTCGGGCTATACGCTGCTCAAGAACGAACATGTGCGGGTGGACATCCTGTCCTCGCGGCTGCCGCGGCGCAAGCAGATCTGGATCGAGATTTTCGGGGTGGTGTTTTTCCTGCTGCCGGCGTGCCTGCTGATCCTGGTGCTGTCCTGGCCGATGTTCACGGAGTCGTGGGTCACCGACGAGCAGTCGTCGAACTCGGGCGGGCTGGTGCGCTGGCCGGTCAAGCTGCTGATTCCGGTGGGTTTCACGCTGCTGGTGCTGGCGGGGATTTCGCACCTGATCAAGTGCGTGGGGTATTTGCGCGGACAATGCGAGGACCCCCTGCGCCGTGAATCGGCCAAGTCGGCCGAGGAGGAGCTGGCCGAGGAGATCGCACGCGAAGCGCGGGTCCGCGAGGCCGCGCAGCTGGGGCAGGGGGAGCGCTGA
- a CDS encoding sigma-70 family RNA polymerase sigma factor encodes MNTPGCLLPAPVEALYSDHHSWLKGWLHRRLGNAEHAADLAHDTFVRLLATERMPATLNEPRAFLTTLAQHLVSNHWRREKLEKAYLEALRHVPEQTAWSPEDRAIVLETLFELDRLLDGLPPIVRQAFLLSQLDGQKHAQVAEALAISVPTVKRYIVKALQRCYFADLSFTG; translated from the coding sequence TTGAATACACCGGGATGCCTCCTCCCCGCCCCCGTCGAAGCGCTTTATAGCGATCACCACTCCTGGCTCAAGGGGTGGCTGCATCGACGCCTGGGCAACGCGGAGCATGCCGCGGATCTGGCGCACGACACCTTCGTCCGCCTGCTTGCCACCGAACGCATGCCCGCCACGCTGAACGAGCCACGCGCGTTCCTGACTACCCTGGCGCAGCACCTGGTGTCCAACCACTGGCGCCGCGAAAAACTGGAAAAAGCGTATCTGGAAGCGCTGCGCCACGTTCCCGAACAGACGGCGTGGTCGCCGGAAGATCGCGCCATCGTGCTGGAAACGCTGTTCGAACTCGATCGCCTGCTGGATGGCCTGCCCCCGATCGTCCGGCAAGCCTTTCTGCTTTCACAGCTCGACGGGCAGAAACACGCGCAGGTCGCGGAGGCCCTGGCGATCTCCGTTCCGACGGTGAAGCGCTATATCGTCAAGGCCTTGCAGCGCTGCTACTTCGCCGATCTGTCCTTTACGGGATGA
- a CDS encoding DUF4863 family protein: MSATITEVPAQARKQQLLALCRPFLAEVKSMTPGSAVERWLNKEYGPGSLFYDEVADLVRRGVLQENWAADVEIDGPRYRRARLVPPSEETFWFSITSVYMDSTGNPQNRPDGSYRGDFHGHPYGEFNMVIPVDDGAALAGPNGWCHAGWTAPAPGSRHYPEAKGGAVIALFFLPAGRIHYPEKESQSC, translated from the coding sequence ATGTCCGCCACCATCACCGAAGTCCCCGCCCAGGCCCGCAAGCAACAGCTGCTGGCGCTTTGCCGCCCCTTCCTGGCGGAGGTGAAATCCATGACGCCAGGCTCCGCGGTCGAGCGTTGGCTCAACAAAGAATATGGGCCAGGCAGCCTGTTCTACGACGAAGTGGCCGACCTGGTCAGGCGCGGCGTCCTGCAGGAAAACTGGGCAGCGGACGTGGAGATCGACGGACCGCGCTACCGCCGGGCCAGGCTCGTTCCGCCCTCGGAGGAAACCTTCTGGTTCAGCATCACCAGCGTCTACATGGACAGCACCGGCAACCCGCAGAACCGTCCCGACGGCAGCTATCGCGGCGATTTCCACGGCCATCCATATGGCGAGTTCAACATGGTCATCCCGGTGGATGACGGCGCCGCGCTGGCCGGTCCCAACGGCTGGTGCCATGCCGGCTGGACGGCGCCCGCGCCGGGCAGCCGCCACTATCCCGAAGCCAAGGGAGGCGCCGTCATCGCGCTGTTCTTCCTGCCCGCCGGCCGCATCCATTATCCGGAGAAGGAATCGCAATCCTGCTAG
- a CDS encoding TRAP transporter large permease, producing MEFFIANLAPIMFATLVVFLLVGFPVAFALAAIGILFGLVGIELGLLTPALFQALPQRIFGIISNDTLLAVPFFTLMGLVLERSGMAEDLLETIGQLFGTVRGGLAFAVVFVGAMLAATTGVVSASVISMGLISLPIMLRYGYDRRLASGVIAASGTLSQIIPPSLVLIILADQLGRSIGDMYRAAMVPGFVLAGLYVLYVAVMCVIKPASAPALPEEARRFREDNGTRGGRSLLVLMAISVAVAYFAGQALENDTAPADERIVVSLLLWGLTAFVVAGANKVLRLGLLSALAERVTFVMIPPLFLIFLVLGTIFIGVATPTEGGAMGAVGAIAMALIRRRLTLNLLKQAMDTTTKLSCFVVFILVGSTVFGLTFRGVSGDLWVEHLLTGLPGGEWGFLIVVSVLTFVLAFFLDFFELAFIIVPLLGPVADKMGIDLIWFGVILAVNMQTSFMHPPFGFALFYLRSVAPKDAYRDKVTGRTIAPVTTGQIYWGSVPFIIIQLIMVAAVMLFPGMVMHYKGDLSQVDPNTVKIDVQGGYGDSVYGGGAGDPGADFK from the coding sequence ATGGAATTCTTTATCGCCAATCTGGCGCCGATCATGTTCGCCACGCTGGTGGTGTTTCTGCTGGTGGGGTTTCCGGTGGCGTTCGCGCTGGCGGCCATCGGCATCCTGTTCGGGCTGGTGGGCATCGAACTGGGCTTGCTGACCCCGGCGCTGTTCCAGGCGCTGCCGCAACGGATATTCGGCATTATTTCGAACGACACGCTGCTGGCGGTGCCGTTTTTCACGCTGATGGGGCTGGTGCTCGAAAGATCGGGCATGGCCGAGGATTTGCTGGAGACGATCGGGCAACTGTTCGGCACGGTGCGCGGCGGGCTGGCCTTCGCGGTGGTGTTCGTGGGCGCGATGCTGGCGGCCACCACCGGCGTGGTGTCGGCCTCGGTGATCTCCATGGGCCTGATCTCGCTGCCGATCATGCTGCGCTACGGCTATGACCGGCGCCTGGCCAGCGGGGTCATCGCCGCCTCGGGCACCTTGTCGCAGATCATCCCGCCCTCGCTGGTGCTGATCATCCTGGCCGACCAGCTGGGGCGCTCGATCGGCGACATGTACCGCGCGGCCATGGTGCCGGGCTTCGTGCTGGCCGGGCTGTATGTCCTGTACGTGGCGGTGATGTGCGTGATCAAGCCGGCCTCGGCGCCGGCGCTGCCCGAGGAGGCGCGGCGGTTTCGCGAGGACAACGGCACGCGCGGCGGCCGTTCGCTGCTGGTGCTGATGGCGATCTCGGTGGCGGTGGCGTATTTCGCGGGGCAGGCGCTGGAGAACGACACGGCGCCGGCCGACGAGCGCATCGTGGTCAGCCTGCTGCTGTGGGGGCTGACGGCCTTCGTGGTGGCCGGGGCCAACAAGGTGCTGCGCCTGGGGCTGCTGTCGGCGCTGGCCGAGCGGGTCACCTTCGTGATGATTCCGCCGCTGTTCCTGATTTTCCTGGTGCTGGGCACGATCTTCATCGGCGTGGCCACGCCCACCGAGGGCGGGGCGATGGGGGCGGTGGGGGCCATCGCGATGGCGCTGATCCGGCGCCGGCTGACACTGAACCTGCTCAAGCAGGCCATGGACACCACGACCAAGCTGTCGTGCTTCGTGGTGTTCATCCTGGTGGGTTCGACCGTGTTCGGCCTGACCTTTCGCGGGGTCAGCGGCGATCTGTGGGTCGAGCACCTGCTGACCGGGCTGCCGGGCGGGGAGTGGGGTTTCCTGATCGTGGTCAGCGTGCTGACCTTCGTGCTGGCGTTCTTCCTGGACTTCTTCGAGCTGGCCTTCATCATCGTGCCGCTGCTCGGGCCGGTGGCCGACAAGATGGGCATCGACCTGATCTGGTTCGGCGTGATCCTGGCGGTGAACATGCAGACGTCCTTCATGCATCCGCCGTTCGGTTTCGCGCTGTTCTACCTGCGCTCGGTCGCGCCCAAGGACGCGTACCGCGACAAGGTCACGGGGCGCACCATCGCGCCGGTGACCACCGGGCAGATCTACTGGGGTTCGGTGCCGTTCATCATCATCCAGCTGATCATGGTGGCCGCCGTCATGCTGTTCCCCGGCATGGTCATGCACTACAAGGGCGATTTGTCGCAGGTCGATCCGAACACCGTGAAGATCGATGTGCAGGGCGGCTACGGGGATAGCGTCTACGGCGGCGGGGCGGGCGACCCCGGGGCCGACTTCAAGTAA
- a CDS encoding TRAP transporter substrate-binding protein produces MQRRSFLKKAALGAAGSATLAAPALAQETPTINWRLASSFPRSADAIYSGGEDLAKYVNEATGGKFQIRAFPAGEIVPALQVLDGVQNGTVECGHSASYYYFGKDPALSFDAAVPFGLNTRQMNAWMRHGDGLKLMRELFKTYNIVNFPCGYTGTQMGGWFRNEIKSVDDLKGLKFRMSAFAGAVLSRLGVVPQQIAGGDIYPALEKGTIDGAEWIGPYDDEKLGFNKVAKYYYFPGWWEGTLQVSLYVNQDAYNKLPKQYQAVLSQAAAAATNDMIAKYDAENPAALRRLVANGAQLRAFPKPVMDACYAEAVKVYAEMSAKSPMFKKIYDNMVAFRDNEIPWFRVADGSYDGFMGTIARGSK; encoded by the coding sequence ATGCAACGCCGTTCGTTTTTGAAGAAAGCCGCCCTTGGGGCCGCCGGGAGCGCCACGCTCGCCGCGCCGGCCCTGGCCCAGGAGACCCCGACGATCAACTGGCGGCTCGCTTCGAGCTTTCCGCGCAGCGCCGACGCAATCTACAGCGGCGGCGAAGATCTGGCCAAGTACGTCAACGAAGCCACCGGCGGCAAGTTCCAGATCCGCGCGTTTCCCGCGGGGGAAATCGTGCCCGCCTTGCAGGTCCTGGACGGCGTGCAGAACGGCACGGTGGAATGCGGCCATAGCGCTTCCTACTATTATTTCGGCAAGGATCCGGCGCTGAGCTTCGACGCCGCCGTGCCTTTCGGGCTGAACACCCGCCAGATGAATGCCTGGATGCGGCATGGCGACGGCCTGAAGCTGATGCGCGAGCTGTTCAAGACCTACAACATCGTGAACTTTCCCTGCGGCTACACGGGCACCCAGATGGGCGGCTGGTTCCGCAATGAAATCAAGTCGGTGGACGACCTGAAGGGCCTGAAGTTCCGCATGAGCGCGTTTGCCGGCGCCGTGTTGTCCCGCCTGGGCGTCGTGCCCCAGCAGATCGCCGGCGGCGATATCTATCCGGCGCTGGAAAAGGGCACCATCGACGGCGCCGAATGGATCGGCCCGTACGACGACGAGAAGCTCGGCTTCAACAAGGTCGCCAAATACTATTATTTCCCCGGCTGGTGGGAGGGCACCCTGCAGGTGTCGCTGTACGTCAACCAGGACGCTTACAACAAGCTGCCCAAGCAATACCAGGCGGTGCTGTCGCAGGCCGCGGCCGCGGCGACCAACGACATGATCGCCAAGTACGACGCCGAGAACCCGGCCGCCCTGCGGCGCCTGGTCGCCAATGGCGCCCAATTGCGGGCCTTCCCCAAGCCCGTGATGGATGCCTGCTATGCCGAGGCGGTCAAGGTGTACGCGGAAATGAGCGCCAAGAGCCCGATGTTCAAGAAGATCTACGACAACATGGTGGCGTTCCGCGATAACGAAATCCCCTGGTTCCGCGTGGCCGATGGCAGCTATGACGGTTTCATGGGCACGATCGCGCGCGGCAGCAAGTAA
- a CDS encoding YaiI/YqxD family protein, translating to MHIWVDADACPAVIKDILYRAAQRWQRPLTLVANQMLRTPPSPLIRAVQVPRGFDVADDYIVQHASPGDLVITGDIPLAAQVLEKGALALNPRGERYTADTIRERLSLRDMMEDLRNAGVDTGGPAVFSQADRRAFANALDGLMAARARAAPPSAAGA from the coding sequence ATGCATATCTGGGTCGATGCCGACGCCTGCCCGGCTGTGATCAAGGACATCCTGTACCGCGCGGCGCAGCGCTGGCAACGGCCGCTGACGCTGGTTGCCAACCAGATGCTGCGCACGCCGCCATCGCCCTTGATCCGTGCCGTGCAGGTGCCGCGCGGGTTCGACGTGGCGGACGACTATATCGTGCAGCATGCGAGCCCCGGCGACCTGGTTATCACCGGCGATATTCCGCTGGCCGCGCAAGTGCTCGAGAAAGGCGCGCTGGCCCTCAACCCGCGCGGCGAACGCTATACCGCCGACACCATACGCGAGCGCCTGTCCTTGCGCGACATGATGGAGGACTTGCGCAATGCGGGCGTGGATACGGGCGGTCCGGCCGTGTTCAGCCAGGCGGACCGGCGCGCCTTCGCCAATGCGCTGGATGGACTGATGGCCGCCCGCGCGCGCGCCGCGCCGCCGTCGGCCGCCGGAGCTTGA
- a CDS encoding FecR domain-containing protein produces MSASPWYRATPDAASISPDAAERALEWLLELQDDAVSPERVAEWARWRDAHPDHERAWGRIESVRGQLQSLSSPANSAIARAALLAPRSEHRRRALKTAAILLFGGGTAWSIATSTPWRTWSSDYRTAIGERRKLVLPDGSHLLLNTDSAIDVCFDDTERRVELISGEILVATAPDHQGLSRPFLVETGDGTARALGTEYSVRRQRDDTEVNVLRGAVRIQPRHNAAQARDVQAGYRASYTARAVTASSALENAAIAWKDGFIVARSMRLDDFLAELGRYSPEPLSCDPAIAGLRLSGSFPVGDIGKVLAALSTTLDIRIEIHSRLWRHKALRLVPAPHTASS; encoded by the coding sequence TTGTCCGCCTCGCCCTGGTATCGCGCCACGCCTGACGCGGCGTCCATTTCCCCGGACGCCGCCGAACGGGCCCTGGAGTGGCTGCTGGAGTTGCAGGACGACGCGGTATCGCCTGAACGGGTCGCCGAATGGGCTCGCTGGCGGGACGCGCATCCCGATCACGAGCGGGCATGGGGCCGCATCGAATCCGTCCGCGGACAGCTGCAATCATTGTCGTCCCCCGCGAATTCGGCCATCGCCCGGGCTGCGCTGCTTGCGCCCCGCTCCGAACACCGCCGTCGCGCGCTCAAGACGGCGGCCATCCTGCTATTCGGCGGTGGCACGGCCTGGAGCATCGCAACGTCCACGCCATGGCGCACATGGTCGTCCGACTATCGCACGGCGATCGGCGAGCGACGCAAGCTGGTGCTGCCTGACGGCTCCCACCTGCTGCTCAATACGGATAGCGCAATCGATGTCTGTTTCGATGACACGGAACGCCGCGTCGAGCTCATAAGCGGAGAGATCCTCGTCGCGACCGCGCCCGACCATCAAGGCCTTTCCCGCCCCTTCCTCGTCGAAACCGGCGACGGTACGGCCCGCGCGCTGGGAACCGAGTATTCGGTGCGCCGTCAGCGCGACGACACGGAGGTCAACGTATTGCGCGGCGCCGTGCGCATCCAGCCCCGTCACAATGCGGCGCAGGCGCGGGATGTACAAGCAGGCTATCGGGCCAGCTATACCGCGCGCGCGGTCACGGCGTCGAGCGCGCTGGAGAACGCCGCCATTGCCTGGAAGGACGGCTTCATCGTGGCGCGCAGCATGCGCCTGGACGACTTCCTCGCGGAATTGGGCCGCTACAGCCCTGAACCGCTGTCCTGCGATCCCGCCATCGCGGGCTTGCGGCTGTCGGGCTCTTTCCCGGTCGGCGACATCGGCAAAGTGTTGGCTGCGCTCAGCACGACCTTGGACATACGCATCGAAATCCATAGCCGCCTCTGGCGGCACAAAGCGCTGCGGCTGGTACCCGCACCGCACACGGCGTCCAGTTGA